The following nucleotide sequence is from Coffea eugenioides isolate CCC68of chromosome 3, Ceug_1.0, whole genome shotgun sequence.
GAGCGCTATCGGGAATTGTAACGAAGATGTCCTCATCATGGTTTACCAGATTGGCTAGTAGTCCAAACATTTTACAATGGTCTCACCTATCCAACAAAGACGCATGTAGATGCGGCAGCGGGAGTAGCTTTGATGGGAAAGACAGCTGAGGAAGCTCAACAATTGATTGAAGAAATGGCTGCtaacaactaccaatgggcaAACGAACGAGGTAATACAAGGAGAACCGCAGGTATGCTCGAAGTAGATACCTTGAATATGTTAAGTGCAAAAATGGATAATGTGGTTAAGATGCTTAATAGGCAAGTTGGTTCTAGTTCTAATCAAGGAGTAGTTGTTGCATGTTGTACTACTTGCGGCGGAGATCATGATGATTTTATGTGTTCTAGCAGCAAACAGGTTCAATATCTCAACAATTACAACCGTCCATCCCAAAACAATCCATATTCTAATACATACAATCCAGGATGGCGTAATTACCCGAATTTTGGATGGAAGGATCAAGGGAACCAACAAAGACCAGTTAATCCACCGGGTTTTCAACCGAAACAACCATTTTCGAAGTCCAAACCAACTTGGAAATTGGCAATTGAAAAACTGGCAAATgtatcaaatgataaaattgaaaagttagccAGTGTCACTACTCAACGGTTTGAAAGAATTGAAGGAAGGATGGACCAACTCACCAATATGTACAGGAATGTTGAGATCCAATTAGGTCAAATTGCTAATGCGGTTAACAATCGCAACCAAGAAAATTTACCTAGAAAGACTGAGGTGAACCCAAGGGAGCATGTGAAGGCTATAACCCTCCGTAGTGGTAAGAAATTAGGTGAGCCGCCGGTAGTTGAAAGTggaaaagagtttgaaagaagagaaaataagCAATTAAATGAGTTAGAAGAGGACAACAAGAAAatcaaagggaaagaaaagatggaggaaaa
It contains:
- the LOC113766490 gene encoding uncharacterized protein LOC113766490, whose translation is MGKTAEEAQQLIEEMAANNYQWANERGNTRRTAGMLEVDTLNMLSAKMDNVVKMLNRQVGSSSNQGVVVACCTTCGGDHDDFMCSSSKQVQYLNNYNRPSQNNPYSNTYNPGWRNYPNFGWKDQGNQQRPVNPPGFQPKQPFSKSKPTWKLAIEKLANVSNDKIEKLASVTTQRFERIEGRMDQLTNMYRNVEIQLGQIANAVNNRNQENLPRKTEVNPREHVKAITLRSGKKLGEPPVVESGKEFERRENKQLNELEEDNKKIKGKEKMEENEPQMGYTTPIPPPMPFPQRLKPSRNDKEFEKFVNIFKQLHINIPFVDAILQIPS